From the Rhodopirellula islandica genome, the window GCGGCCTATCAATCTGGAGTCGAGAAAAGAGTCAGGTGCGCAACGAACCAAAGACAGCAAGCTCGTCGTCAGTGATCACAAGGTGATTGTGTTGCGTTCGGTTTGTTAGTGATGGTCTTGGTTGTGGTTCAGCAAAAATCAGAGATGACGCGGGTCGACGATAAAACCAGTTCGAATGTGCTGCCTTACAAACTACTGTTTCAGGTACTTCGCAGCAAAGTCTTCCGCGAATCCTCGGTAGTGCGGGGAGACTCGTAAGGATCGCTCATAATGGAGGTGGGTGGGAGGAGCCTGATTCAAGGATCCGAATTCTTGGCGAATCCGGCTACGGAGATTGCGTTCCGGATCACGAACTTGGGCAGCGCAGGGTGATCAGCGACAACTCAGGCCGACAACGAATTCGCAACAGGTGAACTCCGCTGAGTCCTCGCGAAACATGCATTGTTGTTGGCGATCGATAAAAATCGCCCGATGCCCAACGACTGCCGTGCCAACTGGGACTCAAGATCGGACCGGCTAACGGCAATCGACCTTGGCCGCCATGCGTGTGACCGGCCAACATCAGATCCACTCCGTTCCGACGACACCAATCGAATTGATCGGGGCTGTGAGACAGGCACAATCGAAAGCCAATGCTTTCATCAGAGATCAACGGGTCGTTCGGCCGAGTGAACCAGGGCCACTCATTCCCCAGCAACTGACAATCGAGCGAACGCAGCGACACCGTTTCGATTTTCCCACCAACGTCGATCCAGCCGGCTTCCGTCATTCGGTCCCGCACCACGCTCGGATCGGAAATGCGAGTGTCGTGGTTCCCGAGCACAAAGTAGCAACCGTCCTTCGCTCGCGCGGGCGAAAACAAATCATGCAACCAAGCCACACAAGGTTGCTTGTCGACAATGTCGCCGGTCAGTGCCATCAAGTCCGGCGACCACTGCGTGGCGATCGAAACCGCGTGAGCCGTGAAGTCAGGTGCGACTTGCCCAGTCAAATGAATGTCGGACAGATGAGCGATCTTGTAACCGTCCAGTTGCTCCGGCAAACCAACCACGGGCAACTCGATCTGCTCCACCGCCATTTCAAAGATCTGGTTCACCGGAACCTTCGCCGCCCATCGGCACTTGCGCGTCCGGGCCAACGTCAGTCCAGTTTGTATTGAAACGTCATGCACCTCGACATCGCGTTTCGTAGGCACATGCTGGAATCTCCAAATCGGTCGCCACAACAACCACAGAAATCCAAACATAGCGCCCATCACCAAACAGAAGGCCGCATAGGCCAGCAAAACAATCGGCAAGACTTCCGAGTCCGACTGACCGAGCACCCACTTGGAAATGGGCTGCCAAAAGATTGCACCCAGGATCAACGGCGTGACCCACGTTTCTGCAAACGCAATCTTTTCGGTTCGCTTGATCGTCGCTCTCTTCCACCCCAGAGAATTCAGCCGGTTGTAAAACGTCAGCCGCAGCCCCAAGTGACAGAACAAGACAACGGCCAGCAGCACGATGCGTGAAAACGGGTCCGAGAAAAAACTGTCCAAGCGATTGGCCGATGATTGAACTCGAGAAACGAACCCGTGAAACACGGTTGCCATCTGTGGCACAAAATCAAATGTCTTCGTCCAAGGAAAAGAATTGTGACCACCGGGAGACATCGTCAACCCGATGGGGCACCCAAACGATCCTGACAAACGATCACGGAAGTTGTTTCGGCCGGATCTCTTTCCACACTTGGCAGTTCTTCGGACTCAGTGCCTCTGCCCACGAAGAAATCTGGCAATCAAACACGGCCAATCCTGCCGTGGGAAATCCGCAAGCGTGGTCCAACAATTCGCTCGCCGCAGAACTGATCCCTGGATTGTGTCCCAACACAAGCAAGGTTTCTGGTGCGTTTCCAGGTTCGCGATTGGTTTCCGGCAACCACTCTTCCGTCGATCGAATCATCTGGAAAATCATGGACGCCGTCGCCAGATAAAGATCCGATGAAAAAAAGCTTGGAACGGGCGTCCCCCAGCGAGAATTCAAAAACGCGGCCGTCTCGCGAGTCCGCTTGGAATCAGAGGACAGCAAAAAATCGGGCTGGCAGCCCTGCTCCTCCATCCATCCGGCGATTCTCGGCGCATCGCGTCGTCCCCGAGCATTCAAGGGCCGTTCGTGATCCGACAAACTGGCGTCGGCCCAGTCACTTTTCGCGTGACGCATCAAAATCAATCGCATTCGGTTTCGATCAGTCGGAGGGAAGACAAAGCGGTTTGAACCCGCAAAAGAACATATAGTACGCACAGGTTCCCATCCCAATTTTCGGACTTCAAAACATGCGTGCAGCTTCTCTTTCCCAGTTCTTGCCCTTGGATTTTGATTCCTTCGCTCGATCCAAGTTGCTCACACTCGGGTTGATTTTCACCACCTCGTCGCTGGCATCCGCCGACGACTGGTCCGGCTGGATGGGTGATCAACGCGATGGGGTCTATCGCGAATCCGGCATTGTGGACTCCATTCCGGAATCAGGGCTGAAACTCAAATGGCGAGCCAAAATTGCCGGTGGATACGCAGGCCCCTCGGTTGCGGATGGGCGTGTGTTCGTTTTCGATTACGCACGCCGTCAAGGCGAAGCTTTCAACGACCCTGGCAAGCGAGCGGACCTGTCCGGTGACGAACGACTGATCGTCTTGGACGCTGAATCCGGCAAAGAATTGTGGCGGCATGAATACGAACGTCCCTACAGCATTTCCTATCCCGCGGGACCTCGCTGCACCCCCACCGTGGATGGCGACCGAGTCTACATCCTCGGAAGCGAAGGCGATCTACGATGCTTGTCGGTCACCGATGGCGAATTGATCTGGAGCCGAAATTTTGCCAGCGACTTCGGTGCGGAAGTGCCCATTTGGGGATTCTCTTCGCATCCATTGATCGAAGGGGACCTGCTCTACACGATGGTCGGCGGTGACGGACAAGGCGTGGTCGCGTTCGATAAAATGACCGGCGAAGTTCGCTGGAAACAACTCGACTGCAACGCGGGCTACGCCGCACCCTCGATTTTGAATCAGGGCGGTCAGAAAAAACTGCTGGTGTTCTCCCCCACCGGTGTGCACGGCTTGGACCTGATCAGCGGCGACCCCATCTGGAATGTTGAACTCAGCCCGATGTTCGATATGTCGATTGCGGTCCCTGCGGTTGAGGGCAATCGGATCTACGCCAGCGGGATCCGTACCGAATCGGTGATGTTCGAACTGAACGAAAACGCGACTGCCGCCACGGAACTTTGGCGTGGCGAACGAGATCACTCGGTCTTTTCCAGCAACAGCCCCGCCGTGTTCATGGACGGGGTGGTCTACGGGACTGATTGCAATGTCGGCGAACTGATTGCGTTTGATGCGGACAACGGCGACCGATTGTGGTCAACCTTCCAAGCCACCAAACCAGACGAAAAACGATTCATCAAACACGGCACTGCATTTTTGACTCGCTTGGGTGACTCCAACCGTTTCCTCATCTTCTCCGAAAATGGCGACTTGATGGTCGCGACTCTGTCCAAAGATGGTTTCGAAGAACATGGGCGTTTCCATGCGATCGAACCCACCGGCGAAGCCTTTGGCCGCTCAGTGGCGTGGACTCACCCTGCCTACGCGAACCAAACCGTTTTCATTCGGAACGACCAGGAAATCGTCGCCTACAACTTGGCAAAACCGGAGTGAGTTTCTGCCACCTGAATTCCAAAGTCCCGAAAAGCCTCGGTGTTCATCCACCGAGGCTTTTTCAATGGCTATCGACGATGATCTGGCCGACAAAAAGCCAAACGGCGGTGAATGCGATGCCCAAGGCGGTGTGAATTGCGTCAACGTTCATATTTGTCTCAAGCCGATGGCGTGATCTCGCGTGAAACACGAGACCGCGCATGGAAAACGGATACAAGGCCGTTTCCATGGCCTGAATTAAGCTGCCGCGATCATGCGGAAGCAGACGAATTCGTTTCATCGACACACAATGGAAGTGTGTCTTCTTGAGTTATCGGCATGGCTCCGAAACAATTCGATGAAAAATCGCCGCGCCCGCACAAATTGACTCAACCGAACACCCGCCCCCAAACAACACACTGAGCAAACCGATGAAGTACTGGTTGATGAAGACGGAACCGAACACGTTCAACATCGATGATTTGGCTGAGCAACCCGACCAAATCACTTGCTGGGAAGGCGTCCGCAACTACCAAGCTCGCAATTTGCTCCGGGACGAGATCGAAGAAGGCGATCGAGTCCTGTTCTATCACTCCGCTTGCAAAACGCCTGCGGTCGTTGGACTGGCGACCGTTTCTCGCGGCGGCTATCCCGACCACCATGCCTGGGACAAAAAGAGCCATTACTTCGACCCCAAAAGCACCCCCGACTCACCGACCTGGTTCATGGTCGACATTCAACTTGAAAAGAAACTGGACCGCCCGGTCACCCTGGCTGAACTCCGAGAAGAAGCCACTCAGGCGGGCAGCCCCCTGGTGGACATGATGTTGTTGCGAAAAGGCAGCCGACTTTCTGTCCAACCGGTGACCAAGAAGCAGTTTGACCGCGTCATCAAATTGTCAAAGAAATGAACCGCTAAGGCGGAGACCATCGAATTCCCAGCAATCCAGTTCGACTGCGATCAATCCGTGAAGTCGATTCGCTCCCCCGATCCATCCCACTTGGGCGTGGGGTGTTCGATCTCGCCCTGCC encodes:
- a CDS encoding metallophosphoesterase — translated: MATVFHGFVSRVQSSANRLDSFFSDPFSRIVLLAVVLFCHLGLRLTFYNRLNSLGWKRATIKRTEKIAFAETWVTPLILGAIFWQPISKWVLGQSDSEVLPIVLLAYAAFCLVMGAMFGFLWLLWRPIWRFQHVPTKRDVEVHDVSIQTGLTLARTRKCRWAAKVPVNQIFEMAVEQIELPVVGLPEQLDGYKIAHLSDIHLTGQVAPDFTAHAVSIATQWSPDLMALTGDIVDKQPCVAWLHDLFSPARAKDGCYFVLGNHDTRISDPSVVRDRMTEAGWIDVGGKIETVSLRSLDCQLLGNEWPWFTRPNDPLISDESIGFRLCLSHSPDQFDWCRRNGVDLMLAGHTHGGQGRLPLAGPILSPSWHGSRWASGDFYRSPTTMHVSRGLSGVHLLRIRCRPELSLITLRCPSS
- a CDS encoding SixA phosphatase family protein, producing the protein MRLILMRHAKSDWADASLSDHERPLNARGRRDAPRIAGWMEEQGCQPDFLLSSDSKRTRETAAFLNSRWGTPVPSFFSSDLYLATASMIFQMIRSTEEWLPETNREPGNAPETLLVLGHNPGISSAASELLDHACGFPTAGLAVFDCQISSWAEALSPKNCQVWKEIRPKQLP
- a CDS encoding outer membrane protein assembly factor BamB family protein, giving the protein MRAASLSQFLPLDFDSFARSKLLTLGLIFTTSSLASADDWSGWMGDQRDGVYRESGIVDSIPESGLKLKWRAKIAGGYAGPSVADGRVFVFDYARRQGEAFNDPGKRADLSGDERLIVLDAESGKELWRHEYERPYSISYPAGPRCTPTVDGDRVYILGSEGDLRCLSVTDGELIWSRNFASDFGAEVPIWGFSSHPLIEGDLLYTMVGGDGQGVVAFDKMTGEVRWKQLDCNAGYAAPSILNQGGQKKLLVFSPTGVHGLDLISGDPIWNVELSPMFDMSIAVPAVEGNRIYASGIRTESVMFELNENATAATELWRGERDHSVFSSNSPAVFMDGVVYGTDCNVGELIAFDADNGDRLWSTFQATKPDEKRFIKHGTAFLTRLGDSNRFLIFSENGDLMVATLSKDGFEEHGRFHAIEPTGEAFGRSVAWTHPAYANQTVFIRNDQEIVAYNLAKPE
- a CDS encoding EVE domain-containing protein, producing the protein MKYWLMKTEPNTFNIDDLAEQPDQITCWEGVRNYQARNLLRDEIEEGDRVLFYHSACKTPAVVGLATVSRGGYPDHHAWDKKSHYFDPKSTPDSPTWFMVDIQLEKKLDRPVTLAELREEATQAGSPLVDMMLLRKGSRLSVQPVTKKQFDRVIKLSKK